The following coding sequences are from one Luteimonas sp. S4-F44 window:
- a CDS encoding NmrA family NAD(P)-binding protein yields MSLIHRAHSIQLIAVEDIGKIVATLFADRARFAGMTLKIAGDRVTGDALEAAFSHAAGRPIPYARLPDAVLAAHPDLAHMPPAWNPAGSQSAYTLNGSARSIPSSSRCAHGWRATATHT; encoded by the coding sequence GTGTCGCTGATCCACCGCGCGCACTCGATCCAGCTCATCGCGGTGGAGGACATCGGCAAGATCGTCGCCACCCTGTTCGCGGACCGGGCGCGGTTCGCAGGCATGACGCTGAAGATCGCCGGCGATCGCGTGACCGGGGACGCGCTGGAGGCCGCGTTTTCGCACGCCGCCGGCAGGCCCATCCCCTATGCCCGACTTCCGGATGCGGTCCTGGCCGCCCATCCCGACCTGGCACATATGCCGCCAGCCTGGAATCCGGCCGGCTCGCAGAGCGCGTACACCTTGAACGGATCCGCGCGCTCAATCCCGAGCTCGTCTCGCTGCGCGCATGGTTGGCGGGCGACGGCCACGCACACCTGA
- the carB gene encoding carbamoyl-phosphate synthase large subunit: MPKRTDIQTILIIGAGPIVIGQACEFDYSGAQACKALREEGYRVVLVNSNPATIMTDPETADAVYIEPINWQTVEKIIAKEKPDALLPTMGGQTALNCALDLADNGVLDKYGVELIGAKREAIRMAEDRELFRVAMQEIGLECPKAEVARTFEQAIEIQAKVGYPTIIRPSFTLGGSGGGIAYNREEFEEIIKRGLELSPVGEVLVEESVLGWKEFEMEVVRDTADNCIIVCSIENLDPMGVHTGDSITVAPAQTLTDKEYQRLRNASIAVLRKIGVDTGGSNVQFGISPTTGRVVVIEMNPRVSRSSALASKATGFPIAKVAAKLAVGYTLDELKNEITGGKTPASFEPSIDYVVTKIPRFAFEKFPTADARLTTQMKSVGEVMAMGRTFQESMHKALRGLETGKVGFDPTGLDLHDEGDLATLRREVREPGPERLFYLADAFRAGLSVEDVYGLSYVDPWFLDQIEEIIATEREVAANGIDALDQARLRALKRMGFSDARLAQLLGTDEQAVRALRRAFGVRPVYKRVDSCAAEFATDTAYLYSTYEDECEANPSGREKIIVLGGGPNRIGQGIEFDYCCVHAALALREDGFETIMVNCNPETVSTDYDTSDRLYFEPLTLEDVLEIVEIEKPKGVIVQYGGQTPLKLARALEANGVPIIGTSPDSIDLAEDRERFQKLVDELGLKQPPNRTARNPEEALVLAREIGYPLVVRPSYVLGGRAMEVVHADADLARYMRDAVKVSNDSPVLLDRFLDNAVEVDIDVIADKDGNVLIGGVMEHIEEAGVHSGDSSCSLPPYSLSSDVQARLREQVAALARKLKVVGLMNTQFAVQTDDAGVETIFLLEVNPRASRTVPFVSKAIGLPLAKISARCMAGKTLAEQGATTEIVPSYYSVKEAIFPFAKFQNVDPILGPEMRSTGEVMGVGESFGAAFARAQEAASIRTPPTSGKVFVSVRDPDKKRVLPVARDLAAKGYAIVATAGTAKWLREHDIACEQINKVVEGRPHIVDLIKNGEIAYIVNTTEGKQAISDSFSIRREALQHRVTYSTTVAGARALLHSLDYRGSGPVWALQELHAQLNGGASPSNPRTGGTP; this comes from the coding sequence ATGCCAAAGCGCACCGACATCCAGACCATTCTCATCATCGGCGCTGGACCGATCGTCATCGGCCAGGCCTGCGAGTTCGACTACTCCGGCGCACAGGCCTGCAAGGCGCTGCGCGAGGAGGGCTATCGCGTGGTGTTGGTCAACTCCAACCCCGCCACGATCATGACCGACCCGGAGACCGCCGATGCGGTCTACATCGAGCCGATCAACTGGCAGACGGTCGAGAAGATCATCGCCAAGGAAAAGCCCGACGCGCTGCTGCCGACGATGGGCGGGCAGACCGCGCTCAACTGCGCGCTCGACCTGGCCGACAACGGCGTGCTCGACAAGTACGGCGTGGAGCTGATCGGCGCCAAGCGCGAGGCCATCCGCATGGCCGAGGACCGCGAGCTGTTCCGCGTGGCGATGCAGGAGATCGGTCTGGAGTGCCCGAAGGCCGAGGTCGCGCGCACCTTCGAGCAGGCGATCGAGATCCAGGCCAAGGTCGGCTATCCGACGATCATCCGGCCCAGCTTCACGCTCGGCGGCTCGGGCGGCGGCATCGCCTACAACCGCGAGGAGTTCGAGGAGATCATCAAGCGCGGCCTGGAGCTGTCGCCGGTCGGCGAGGTGCTGGTCGAGGAGTCGGTGCTGGGCTGGAAGGAGTTCGAGATGGAAGTGGTCCGCGACACCGCGGACAACTGCATCATCGTGTGCTCGATCGAGAACCTCGACCCGATGGGCGTGCACACCGGCGACAGCATCACCGTCGCGCCGGCGCAGACGCTCACCGACAAGGAGTACCAGCGCCTGCGCAATGCGTCGATCGCGGTGCTGCGCAAGATCGGCGTCGACACCGGCGGTTCGAACGTGCAGTTCGGCATCAGCCCGACCACCGGTCGCGTTGTGGTGATCGAGATGAACCCGCGCGTGTCGCGCTCCTCGGCGCTGGCCTCCAAGGCGACCGGCTTCCCGATTGCCAAGGTCGCGGCCAAGCTGGCGGTCGGCTACACGCTGGACGAACTGAAGAACGAGATCACCGGCGGCAAGACCCCGGCCTCGTTCGAGCCGTCGATCGACTACGTCGTCACCAAGATCCCGCGCTTCGCGTTCGAGAAGTTCCCCACCGCCGACGCCCGCCTGACGACGCAGATGAAGTCGGTCGGCGAGGTCATGGCGATGGGCCGCACGTTCCAGGAATCGATGCACAAGGCGCTGCGTGGCCTGGAGACCGGCAAGGTCGGTTTCGATCCGACCGGCCTGGACCTGCATGACGAGGGCGACCTGGCGACGCTGCGCCGCGAAGTCCGCGAGCCGGGCCCCGAGCGCCTGTTCTACCTGGCCGACGCGTTCCGCGCTGGGTTGTCGGTCGAGGACGTGTACGGCCTGTCGTACGTCGATCCGTGGTTCCTCGATCAGATCGAGGAGATCATCGCGACCGAACGCGAGGTCGCGGCGAACGGCATCGACGCGCTCGACCAGGCGCGGCTGCGTGCGCTCAAGCGCATGGGCTTCTCCGACGCGCGCCTGGCGCAGTTGCTGGGCACCGACGAGCAGGCCGTGCGTGCACTGCGCCGTGCCTTCGGCGTGCGCCCGGTCTACAAGCGCGTCGACTCGTGCGCGGCCGAGTTCGCGACCGACACCGCCTACCTGTACTCGACCTACGAGGACGAGTGCGAGGCCAATCCCAGCGGTCGCGAGAAGATCATCGTGCTCGGCGGCGGGCCGAACCGGATCGGGCAGGGCATCGAGTTCGACTACTGCTGCGTCCATGCCGCCCTCGCACTGCGCGAGGACGGCTTTGAAACCATCATGGTCAACTGCAACCCCGAGACGGTCTCGACCGACTACGACACCTCCGACCGTCTGTACTTCGAACCGCTGACGCTCGAGGACGTGCTGGAGATCGTCGAGATCGAGAAGCCCAAGGGCGTGATCGTGCAGTACGGCGGCCAGACGCCGCTCAAGCTGGCGCGCGCGCTCGAGGCCAACGGGGTGCCGATCATCGGCACCTCGCCCGATTCGATCGACCTGGCCGAGGACCGCGAGCGGTTCCAGAAGCTGGTCGACGAGCTCGGCCTCAAGCAACCGCCCAACCGCACCGCGCGCAACCCCGAGGAAGCGCTGGTGCTGGCGCGCGAGATTGGCTATCCGCTGGTCGTGCGGCCGAGCTACGTGCTCGGCGGCCGGGCGATGGAAGTCGTGCACGCCGATGCCGACCTGGCGCGCTACATGCGCGATGCGGTCAAGGTGTCCAACGATTCGCCGGTGCTGCTTGACCGCTTCCTCGACAATGCGGTCGAGGTCGACATCGACGTGATCGCCGACAAGGACGGCAACGTGCTGATCGGCGGCGTCATGGAGCACATCGAGGAAGCGGGCGTGCATTCGGGCGATTCCTCGTGCTCGCTGCCGCCGTACTCGCTGTCGAGCGATGTGCAGGCACGCCTGCGCGAGCAGGTCGCGGCACTGGCCCGCAAGCTGAAGGTCGTCGGCCTGATGAACACCCAGTTCGCGGTGCAGACCGACGACGCGGGCGTGGAGACGATCTTCCTGCTCGAGGTCAATCCGCGCGCCTCGCGCACGGTGCCGTTCGTGTCCAAGGCGATCGGGCTGCCGCTGGCCAAGATCTCGGCGCGCTGCATGGCCGGCAAGACACTGGCCGAGCAGGGCGCGACGACCGAGATCGTGCCGTCGTACTACTCGGTCAAGGAGGCGATCTTCCCGTTCGCCAAGTTCCAGAACGTCGATCCGATTCTCGGGCCGGAAATGCGTTCGACCGGCGAGGTCATGGGCGTGGGCGAGAGCTTCGGCGCGGCGTTCGCGCGCGCGCAGGAAGCGGCCAGCATCCGTACCCCGCCCACCAGCGGCAAGGTCTTCGTCTCGGTGCGCGACCCGGACAAGAAGCGCGTGCTGCCGGTCGCCCGTGATCTGGCGGCCAAGGGCTATGCGATCGTCGCCACTGCCGGCACCGCCAAGTGGCTGCGCGAGCACGACATCGCCTGCGAGCAGATCAACAAGGTGGTCGAGGGCCGGCCGCACATCGTCGACCTGATCAAGAATGGCGAGATCGCATACATCGTCAACACCACCGAGGGCAAGCAGGCGATCTCCGACTCGTTCTCGATCCGTCGCGAGGCGCTGCAGCACCGGGTCACGTACTCGACCACGGTGGCCGGCGCTCGCGCGTTGCTGCACTCGCTGGACTATCGCGGCAGCGGCCCGGTGTGGGCCCTGCAGGAACTGCACGCGCAGCTCAACGGCGGCGCGTCGCCATCCAACCCACGCACAGGAGGGACGCCATGA
- the carA gene encoding glutamine-hydrolyzing carbamoyl-phosphate synthase small subunit — MTDSAILVLEDGTVFEGVSVGAPGLSVGETVFNTAMTGYQEVLTDPSYARQLVTLTYPHIGNTGCTDQDDEAGRVWASGLIVRDVPRRPSSWRSQIALPEWLRARGIVAIAGIDTRKLTRLLRDRGAMNGALMAGEVNVDQALEAARKFPGLKGMDLAKVVSTTERYTWSDGQLDLDANAFVSAPAKFKVVAYDYGVKHNILRMLAERGCELTVVPAQTPAAEVLALKPDGVFLSNGPGDPAPCDYAIEAIRTFIENKVPTFGICLGHQLLALAAGAQTMKMPHGHHGANHPVQAVDGGRVMITSQNHGFAVDESTLPANVRVTHRSLFDGTNQGIALTDAPAFSFQGHPEASPGPHDVAPLFDQFVALMEAR; from the coding sequence GTGACAGATTCCGCAATTCTCGTCCTTGAAGACGGCACCGTGTTCGAGGGCGTTTCCGTGGGCGCTCCTGGCTTGTCGGTCGGTGAAACGGTGTTCAACACCGCGATGACCGGCTACCAGGAAGTGCTCACCGATCCGTCGTATGCGCGCCAGCTGGTGACGCTGACCTATCCGCATATCGGCAACACCGGCTGTACCGACCAGGACGATGAGGCCGGACGGGTGTGGGCCTCGGGGTTGATCGTGCGCGACGTGCCGCGCCGTCCGAGCAGTTGGCGCAGCCAGATCGCGCTGCCCGAATGGCTGCGCGCGCGCGGGATCGTCGCGATCGCCGGCATCGACACCCGCAAGCTGACCCGCCTGCTGCGCGACCGTGGCGCGATGAACGGCGCGCTGATGGCCGGCGAGGTGAACGTCGACCAGGCGCTCGAGGCCGCACGCAAGTTCCCGGGCCTGAAGGGCATGGATCTGGCGAAGGTGGTCAGCACGACCGAGCGCTACACCTGGTCGGACGGCCAGCTGGATCTGGACGCGAATGCCTTCGTGTCGGCGCCGGCCAAGTTCAAGGTCGTGGCCTACGACTACGGCGTCAAACACAACATCCTGCGCATGCTCGCCGAGCGCGGCTGCGAACTGACCGTGGTGCCGGCGCAGACGCCGGCCGCGGAGGTGCTCGCGCTGAAGCCCGACGGTGTCTTCTTGTCCAACGGCCCTGGCGATCCGGCGCCGTGCGATTACGCGATCGAGGCCATCCGCACCTTCATCGAGAACAAGGTGCCGACCTTTGGCATCTGCCTGGGACACCAGTTGCTGGCGCTGGCGGCCGGCGCGCAGACGATGAAGATGCCGCACGGCCACCACGGCGCGAACCATCCGGTGCAGGCCGTCGATGGCGGCCGGGTGATGATCACCTCGCAGAACCACGGCTTCGCGGTCGACGAATCGACGTTGCCGGCCAATGTCCGCGTGACCCATCGCTCGCTGTTCGACGGCACCAACCAGGGCATCGCGCTGACCGACGCGCCGGCCTTTTCGTTTCAGGGCCATCCCGAGGCATCGCCGGGGCCGCACGATGTGGCGCCGCTCTTCGACCAGTTCGTAGCGCTGATGGAGGCGCGTTGA
- the greA gene encoding transcription elongation factor GreA, whose product MRAPMTTRGAQRLREELEELKSVKRPAVIDAIAEARAHGDLKENAEYHAAREQQSFIEGRIKQLESELSHADVIDVAKLNAGDKVVFGATVVIADAQTDEEKRYQIVGDLEADIKQGLIAISSPVARALIGKHEGDSISIDAPGGTRDYDIVSVEYLG is encoded by the coding sequence ATGAGGGCACCCATGACCACGCGCGGCGCACAGCGCCTGCGCGAGGAACTCGAGGAACTGAAGTCGGTCAAGCGGCCGGCGGTCATCGATGCGATCGCCGAGGCGCGTGCGCACGGCGATCTGAAGGAGAACGCCGAGTACCACGCCGCGCGCGAGCAGCAGAGCTTCATCGAGGGCCGCATCAAGCAACTCGAGAGCGAGCTGTCGCATGCCGATGTCATCGATGTCGCCAAGCTCAACGCCGGCGACAAGGTGGTGTTCGGCGCGACGGTGGTGATCGCCGATGCGCAGACCGACGAGGAGAAGCGCTACCAGATCGTCGGCGACCTGGAGGCCGACATCAAGCAGGGCCTGATCGCGATCTCCTCACCGGTCGCACGGGCGCTGATCGGCAAGCACGAAGGCGACAGCATCAGCATCGATGCGCCCGGCGGCACCCGCGACTACGACATCGTCAGCGTCGAGTATCTCGGCTGA
- the dapB gene encoding 4-hydroxy-tetrahydrodipicolinate reductase codes for MSPPVRVLVHGASGRMGQAVLRLAASCDGLAVVAAVSGSAPRQRVIGGVPYFGAAELGGAPPFDVAIDFSLPAGFDALLALCERRGAALVSGTTGLSEAQNAALDAAAGRIPVLWASNFSLGVAVLQDLVARAAAMLPGWDCDIVESHHTRKLDAPSGTALTLGAAAQGQGASPRYASIRAGDIVGEHLVQFTTRGERIELVHRAGDRDIFAAGALHVAARLAGRAPRRYGIAELLGAGATTSA; via the coding sequence ATGAGCCCGCCTGTCCGGGTGCTGGTGCACGGGGCATCCGGCCGGATGGGGCAGGCCGTCCTGCGTCTGGCAGCCTCGTGCGACGGTTTGGCGGTGGTGGCGGCAGTGTCGGGAAGCGCCCCGCGCCAACGGGTCATCGGCGGCGTGCCGTACTTCGGCGCCGCCGAACTCGGTGGCGCGCCGCCCTTCGATGTCGCCATCGACTTCAGCCTGCCGGCGGGCTTCGATGCGTTGCTGGCGCTGTGCGAGCGGCGTGGCGCGGCGCTGGTCTCGGGCACCACCGGGCTGTCGGAGGCGCAGAACGCCGCGCTCGACGCCGCAGCGGGGCGGATTCCGGTGCTGTGGGCCTCGAATTTCAGCCTCGGGGTTGCGGTCCTGCAGGATCTGGTCGCACGCGCGGCGGCGATGCTGCCGGGCTGGGACTGCGACATCGTCGAATCGCACCACACGCGCAAGCTCGATGCGCCGTCGGGGACCGCGTTGACGCTGGGCGCGGCCGCGCAAGGGCAGGGCGCCAGCCCGCGCTACGCCTCGATCCGGGCCGGCGACATCGTCGGCGAGCATCTGGTGCAGTTCACGACCCGCGGCGAGCGCATCGAGCTCGTTCACCGGGCCGGCGATCGCGACATCTTCGCGGCCGGGGCGTTGCATGTCGCAGCGCGGCTGGCCGGGCGCGCGCCGCGCCGTTACGGGATCGCCGAGCTGCTCGGCGCCGGCGCGACGACCTCGGCATGA